The Thermoanaerobacterium thermosaccharolyticum DSM 571 region TATAAAATATGCAAAAGAAAAAGGTGTAAAATTTGCAATCTGTCCAGATGCACATAGGATAGAAGGACTTGATGACATAAAATATGGCATCGGCATTGCACGTAAAGGTTGGCTTGAAGCGAAAGATGTGATAAATACGTATGATTTTGATGAGCTAAATAAAATTTTTAATAAATCTTAAATTAATCCCCCTCTTTATTACAGGAGGGGGGTTAATTTTTAGTTTGAGAAGTCCATGTTTTTCTTGAAGAAATTTTTTAAAAAAGTAATTTTTTTATTGACATTTTAGAAGAAGAATGGTATTTTAATTATAACCAAGTATTCATATCGGAATACTATAAATTAGGAGGTGCTATATGAACTATATAGAATATTTTGACAGTATAGCGGGAGAATGGGATGAGATTAGGAAAAAATACTTCGATGATGATATTCGAAACATTGCAATAGAAAGATCTAACATAAAAAATAAAGGCGGTTTAATTGTTGCAGATATTGGTACAGGGTCAGGATTTATGGCTTTGGAATTATCAAAATATGCAAGAGAAGTTGTTGGGATCGACGTTTCAGATGAAATGCTTAAATATGCAAAACAAACTGCTGAGAATGCTGGCATTAATAACATAATTTTTTTAAAAGGAAGTATGGAGCAAATACCAATAATTGATGATTCTATCGATGTAGTTTTTTCAAACATGGTAT contains the following coding sequences:
- a CDS encoding class I SAM-dependent methyltransferase, with product MNYIEYFDSIAGEWDEIRKKYFDDDIRNIAIERSNIKNKGGLIVADIGTGSGFMALELSKYAREVVGIDVSDEMLKYAKQTAENAGINNIIFLKGSMEQIPIIDDSIDVVFSNMVLHHVENPFKGIMEIHRILKPGGMLIITDVMKHSSEWARFEMYDRWLGFNLEDIEKWLIHSNFKEILVKETGLYATAKSSKGEIAKTGIFIAKGIKE